The following proteins come from a genomic window of Megalobrama amblycephala isolate DHTTF-2021 linkage group LG1, ASM1881202v1, whole genome shotgun sequence:
- the mybpc2a gene encoding myosin binding protein Ca isoform X1 produces MPEPKKPGAKGGKEEAPPAEKPAEDDEGRDELPEDEHVPGEEHQMSETSGLFVEKPQSVTVNKGNNVTFVAKVDSSKMLRKPTMKWLKGKWLDLGSKAGKHLQFKETYDRNTKIYTYEMTIVKAVDGDAGGYRCEVTSKDKCDICTFEITIEAAAETTQTNILEAFKRSGDAGEDAGDLDFSGLLKKRERKQKEEPEVSVDVWEILKNAKPCDYEKIAFEYGITDLRGMLKRLKKMKKVEPKKSDAFLRKMEPAYSVEKGKRIQLSVELSDPNAQVKWLKNGQEIKPSAKYIFESVGGIRKLTINKCTLADDAAYECVIGEEKSFTEVFVQEPPVTITKMLDDIHVVVGEKVEFEVEVSEEAANVKWMKDGVELSRDGKYRFKKDGTKHWLIINEATTEDIGTYYVFTSGGESKGELEVEEKELEVLQSIADLTLKAAEQAVFKCEVSDEKVTGKWFKDGVEVIPSNRIKMTHIGRTHKLVIDDVKPEDAGDYTFVPDGYALSLSAKLNFLEIKIDYVPRQEPPKIHLDTTGSMVNKNTIIVVAGNKLRFDVDITGEPPPTVSWKKGDTEISESEGRVRVETRKNLSCFVIEGAERSDEGLYHITVTNPAGEDKADIMVKIVDVPDPPENVKCIGVGEDTAAIQWDPPKFDGGVPVKGYLMERKKKGSSRWTKLNFDIYESTTYEAKKMIEGVLYEMRVFAVNGIGISQPSVNSKPFMPIAPTSEPTRLVVDDITDGSCALKWLPPERIGAGGIDGYMIEYCIEGATEWVQANETPVEKNSYRVRGLPVGEKMLFRVTAVNIAGRSPPAVLAQAVTIREIVERPKIRLPRQLRTKYIKRVGEKVNLVIPFQGKPRPMVAWFKDGAPIDTALVNIRTSGVDTILFIRQAVREHSGLYTLSVQIENMEDKANIEIQVVDKPGPPMAVTVTDVWGFNAALEWKPPKDNGNAEITGYTIQKADLKTKEWFTVLEHNRRPSCTVSDLVMGNEYTFRVFSENICGMSDDAGISKNTAVIAKTGLKQKTQPYKEKDMTSSPKFITPLVDRSVIAGYSAAISCAVRGYPKPKIIWMKNKMIIGEDPKFLMQNNQGVLTLNIRKPSLFDGGKYTCRAINDLGEDEVECKLEVRVVTEKEAAKK; encoded by the exons GTGCCAAGGGAGGAAAGGAGGAGGCTCCCCCTGCTG aaaagCCTGCAGAAG ATGATGAGGGCCGCGACG AATTGCCTGAGGATG AACATGTCCCAGGAGAAGAGCATCAGATGTCTGAGACAAGTGGCCTATTTGTGGAGAAGCCTCAGAGTGTCACTGTCAATAAAG GGAACAATGTCACATTTGTGGCTAAGGTGGACTCCTCTAAGATGCTAAGGAAGCCAACTATGAAGTGGTTGAAGGGGAAATGGCTGGATCTGGGCAGCAAGGCTGGAAAACACCTACAGTTCAAAGAAACCTATGATAGGAACACCAAA ATATACACCTATGAGATGACCATTGTTAAGGCTGTGGATGGGGATGCTGGAGGTTATCGTTGTGAGGTCACATCCAAAGACAAGTGTGACATCTGCACATTTGAAATCACCATCGAAG CTGCTGCAGAGACGACgcaaacaaacattttggaGGCATTCAAACGATC GGGAGATGCAGGAGAGGATGCAGGTGATCTGGACTTCAGTGGTTTACTCAAGAAAAG AGAGAGGAAGCAAAAGGAGGAGCCTGAGGTGAGTGTGGATGTCTGGGAGATCCTGAAAAATGCCAAACCATGTGACTACGAGAAAATCGCCTTTGAGTACGGCATCACTGATCTCAGGGGCATGCTCAAAAGACTCAAGAAGATGAAGAAGGTGGAGCCCAAAAAGAGTGATG CTTTCCTAAGGAAGATGGAACCCGCTTACTCTGTGGAAAAAGGAAAGAGAATTCAGCTTAGTGTTGAGCTGTCTGACCCCAACGCTCAAGtcaaatggctgaaaaatggACAGGAGATCAAACCCTCTGCCAA ATATATCTTTGAGAGTGTAGGTGGTATCCGTAAGCTCACTATTAACAAGTGCACCCTCGCCGATGATGCCGCTTATGAATGTGTGATTGGAGAGGAGAAGAGTTTCACTGAGGTCTTTGTCCAAG AACCCCCTGTCACCATCACTAAGATGTTGGATGACATCCATGTTGTGGTTGGGGAGAAGGTGGAGTTTGAGGTGGAAGTGTCTGAAGAAGCAGCCAATGTGAAATG GATGAAGGATGGTGTGGAACTGAGCCGAGATGGAAAGTATCGCTTTAAGAAAGATGGGACAAAGCACTGGCTCATCATCAATGAGGCGACCACAGAGGACATAGGAACATACTATGTGTTCACTAGCGGAGGGGAGTCCAAGGGAGAGCTGGAAGTGGAAG AGAAGGAACTTGAGGTTTTGCAGAGTATAGCTGATCTGACACTGAAGGCAGCAGAGCAGGCTGTCTTCAAGTGTGAAGTGTCTGATGAGAAAGTGACTGGCAAGTGGTTCAAGGATGGAGTAGAGGTCATTCCCAGTAACCGCATCAAAATGACACACATCGGCAG GACTCACAAGCTGGTGATAGATGACGTGAAGCCTGAGGATGCAGGAGATTACACCTTTGTACCAGATGGATACGCTCTTTCCCTTTCAGCCAAACTCAACTTTTTGG AGATCAAGATTGATTATGTTCCTCGTCAAG AACCACCTAAAATCCACCTGGACACCACTGGCAGCATGGTCAACAAAAACACCATTATCGTCGTTGCAGGAAACAAGCTCCGGTTTGATGTTGACATTACAGGGGAGCCCCCTCCCACTGTCTCCTGGAAAAAAGGAGATACG GAGATCTCTGAATCTGAGGGCCGTGTGAGAGTGGAGACCAGGAAGAATCTGAGCTGCTTTGTTATTGAAGGGGCAGAGAGATCCGATGAAGGCCTTTATCATATCACTGTAACCAACCCAGCAGGAGAGGACAAGGCTGATATCATGGTTAAGATAGTTG ATGTGCCTGATCCACCTGAGAATGTGAAATGCATTGGAGTGGGTGAGGACACAGCTGCCATCCAGTGGGATCCACCCAAATTTGATGGTGGAGTTCCAGTGAAAG GTTACCTAATGGAGAGGAAGAAGAAGGGCTCTTCCAGATGGACAAAGCTGAACTTTGACATTTATGAGTCCACAACATATGAGGCTAAAAAGATGATTGAGGGTGTGCTGTATGAGATGAGGGTGTTTGCGGTTAACGGCATTGGCATCTCCCAGCCCAGCGTCAACTCCAAACCTTTCATGCCCATTG cTCCAACTAGTGAACCAACACGACTGGTGGTGGATGACATTACAGATGGTTCCTGTGCTCTAAAGTGGCTCCCCCCCGAGAGGATTGGAGCTGGTGGCATCGACGGGTACATGATTGAGTATTGCATTGAGGGAG CCACTGAGTGGGTGCAGGCCAACGAGACCCCTGTTGAGAAGAATAGTTACAGGGTCAGAGGACTGCCTGTTGGAGAGAAGATGCTGTTCAGGGTGACAGCTGTGAACATCGCTGGCCGTAGCCCTCCAGCTGTGTTGGCGCAAGCTGTCACCATTCGGGAGATTGTTG AGCGTCCTAAAATCCGCCTCCCTCGGCAGCTTAGGACTAAGTACATCAAACGAGTGGGTGAGAAGGTCAACCTTGTCATTCCCTTCCAG GGCAAACCACGTCCAATGGTGGCCTGGTTTAAGGATGGCGCACCTATAGACACAGCGCTGGTGAATATCCGCACAAGTGGTGTCGACACCATCCTGTTCATCAGGCAGGCAGTCAGAGAGCACTCCGGCCTGTACACCCTGTCCGTGCAGATTGAGAATATGGAGGACAAAGCCAACATTGAGATCCAGGTTGTAG ACAAGCCAGGGCCACCGATGGCTGTCACTGTAACTGATGTTTGGGGTTTCAATGCTGCTTTGGAATGGAAGCCTCCAAAAGACAATGGCAACGCAGAGATCACTGGCTATACCATCCAAAAGGCCGACTTGAAAACCAAG GAGTGGTTCACTGTTCTTGAACACAATCGCAGACCTAGTTGCACCGTGTCTGATCTGGTGATGGGGAATGAATACACCTTCCGTGTGTTCAGTGAGAACATCTGTGGCATGAGCGATGATGCTGGCATCAGCAAAAACACCGCTGTCATCGCCAAAACAG GTcttaaacaaaaaacacaacccTACAAGGAAAAAGATATGACCAGCTCTCCAAAATTCATCACACCTCTCGTGGACAGGTCCGTCATCGCAGGTTACAGCGCTGCCATCAGCTGTGCTGTCCGTGGGTACCCAAAA CCAAAGATTATATGGATGAAAAATAAGATGATTATTGGAGAGGATCCAAAGTTTCTCATGCAGAATAATCAGGGTGTGCTGACTTTAAACATCCGTAAGCCCAGCTTGTTTGATGGAGGGAAGTATACATGCAGAGCCATCAATGACCTAGGAGAGGATGAAGTGGAGTGCAAGCTGGAAGTTCGAG TTGTAACAGAAAAGGAGGCGGCAAAGAAGTAA
- the mybpc2a gene encoding myosin binding protein Ca isoform X2, with protein sequence MPEPKKPGAKGGKEEAPPAEKPAEELPEDEHVPGEEHQMSETSGLFVEKPQSVTVNKGNNVTFVAKVDSSKMLRKPTMKWLKGKWLDLGSKAGKHLQFKETYDRNTKIYTYEMTIVKAVDGDAGGYRCEVTSKDKCDICTFEITIEAAAETTQTNILEAFKRSGDAGEDAGDLDFSGLLKKRERKQKEEPEVSVDVWEILKNAKPCDYEKIAFEYGITDLRGMLKRLKKMKKVEPKKSDAFLRKMEPAYSVEKGKRIQLSVELSDPNAQVKWLKNGQEIKPSAKYIFESVGGIRKLTINKCTLADDAAYECVIGEEKSFTEVFVQEPPVTITKMLDDIHVVVGEKVEFEVEVSEEAANVKWMKDGVELSRDGKYRFKKDGTKHWLIINEATTEDIGTYYVFTSGGESKGELEVEEKELEVLQSIADLTLKAAEQAVFKCEVSDEKVTGKWFKDGVEVIPSNRIKMTHIGRTHKLVIDDVKPEDAGDYTFVPDGYALSLSAKLNFLEIKIDYVPRQEPPKIHLDTTGSMVNKNTIIVVAGNKLRFDVDITGEPPPTVSWKKGDTEISESEGRVRVETRKNLSCFVIEGAERSDEGLYHITVTNPAGEDKADIMVKIVDVPDPPENVKCIGVGEDTAAIQWDPPKFDGGVPVKGYLMERKKKGSSRWTKLNFDIYESTTYEAKKMIEGVLYEMRVFAVNGIGISQPSVNSKPFMPIAPTSEPTRLVVDDITDGSCALKWLPPERIGAGGIDGYMIEYCIEGATEWVQANETPVEKNSYRVRGLPVGEKMLFRVTAVNIAGRSPPAVLAQAVTIREIVERPKIRLPRQLRTKYIKRVGEKVNLVIPFQGKPRPMVAWFKDGAPIDTALVNIRTSGVDTILFIRQAVREHSGLYTLSVQIENMEDKANIEIQVVDKPGPPMAVTVTDVWGFNAALEWKPPKDNGNAEITGYTIQKADLKTKEWFTVLEHNRRPSCTVSDLVMGNEYTFRVFSENICGMSDDAGISKNTAVIAKTGLKQKTQPYKEKDMTSSPKFITPLVDRSVIAGYSAAISCAVRGYPKPKIIWMKNKMIIGEDPKFLMQNNQGVLTLNIRKPSLFDGGKYTCRAINDLGEDEVECKLEVRVVTEKEAAKK encoded by the exons GTGCCAAGGGAGGAAAGGAGGAGGCTCCCCCTGCTG aaaagCCTGCAGAAG AATTGCCTGAGGATG AACATGTCCCAGGAGAAGAGCATCAGATGTCTGAGACAAGTGGCCTATTTGTGGAGAAGCCTCAGAGTGTCACTGTCAATAAAG GGAACAATGTCACATTTGTGGCTAAGGTGGACTCCTCTAAGATGCTAAGGAAGCCAACTATGAAGTGGTTGAAGGGGAAATGGCTGGATCTGGGCAGCAAGGCTGGAAAACACCTACAGTTCAAAGAAACCTATGATAGGAACACCAAA ATATACACCTATGAGATGACCATTGTTAAGGCTGTGGATGGGGATGCTGGAGGTTATCGTTGTGAGGTCACATCCAAAGACAAGTGTGACATCTGCACATTTGAAATCACCATCGAAG CTGCTGCAGAGACGACgcaaacaaacattttggaGGCATTCAAACGATC GGGAGATGCAGGAGAGGATGCAGGTGATCTGGACTTCAGTGGTTTACTCAAGAAAAG AGAGAGGAAGCAAAAGGAGGAGCCTGAGGTGAGTGTGGATGTCTGGGAGATCCTGAAAAATGCCAAACCATGTGACTACGAGAAAATCGCCTTTGAGTACGGCATCACTGATCTCAGGGGCATGCTCAAAAGACTCAAGAAGATGAAGAAGGTGGAGCCCAAAAAGAGTGATG CTTTCCTAAGGAAGATGGAACCCGCTTACTCTGTGGAAAAAGGAAAGAGAATTCAGCTTAGTGTTGAGCTGTCTGACCCCAACGCTCAAGtcaaatggctgaaaaatggACAGGAGATCAAACCCTCTGCCAA ATATATCTTTGAGAGTGTAGGTGGTATCCGTAAGCTCACTATTAACAAGTGCACCCTCGCCGATGATGCCGCTTATGAATGTGTGATTGGAGAGGAGAAGAGTTTCACTGAGGTCTTTGTCCAAG AACCCCCTGTCACCATCACTAAGATGTTGGATGACATCCATGTTGTGGTTGGGGAGAAGGTGGAGTTTGAGGTGGAAGTGTCTGAAGAAGCAGCCAATGTGAAATG GATGAAGGATGGTGTGGAACTGAGCCGAGATGGAAAGTATCGCTTTAAGAAAGATGGGACAAAGCACTGGCTCATCATCAATGAGGCGACCACAGAGGACATAGGAACATACTATGTGTTCACTAGCGGAGGGGAGTCCAAGGGAGAGCTGGAAGTGGAAG AGAAGGAACTTGAGGTTTTGCAGAGTATAGCTGATCTGACACTGAAGGCAGCAGAGCAGGCTGTCTTCAAGTGTGAAGTGTCTGATGAGAAAGTGACTGGCAAGTGGTTCAAGGATGGAGTAGAGGTCATTCCCAGTAACCGCATCAAAATGACACACATCGGCAG GACTCACAAGCTGGTGATAGATGACGTGAAGCCTGAGGATGCAGGAGATTACACCTTTGTACCAGATGGATACGCTCTTTCCCTTTCAGCCAAACTCAACTTTTTGG AGATCAAGATTGATTATGTTCCTCGTCAAG AACCACCTAAAATCCACCTGGACACCACTGGCAGCATGGTCAACAAAAACACCATTATCGTCGTTGCAGGAAACAAGCTCCGGTTTGATGTTGACATTACAGGGGAGCCCCCTCCCACTGTCTCCTGGAAAAAAGGAGATACG GAGATCTCTGAATCTGAGGGCCGTGTGAGAGTGGAGACCAGGAAGAATCTGAGCTGCTTTGTTATTGAAGGGGCAGAGAGATCCGATGAAGGCCTTTATCATATCACTGTAACCAACCCAGCAGGAGAGGACAAGGCTGATATCATGGTTAAGATAGTTG ATGTGCCTGATCCACCTGAGAATGTGAAATGCATTGGAGTGGGTGAGGACACAGCTGCCATCCAGTGGGATCCACCCAAATTTGATGGTGGAGTTCCAGTGAAAG GTTACCTAATGGAGAGGAAGAAGAAGGGCTCTTCCAGATGGACAAAGCTGAACTTTGACATTTATGAGTCCACAACATATGAGGCTAAAAAGATGATTGAGGGTGTGCTGTATGAGATGAGGGTGTTTGCGGTTAACGGCATTGGCATCTCCCAGCCCAGCGTCAACTCCAAACCTTTCATGCCCATTG cTCCAACTAGTGAACCAACACGACTGGTGGTGGATGACATTACAGATGGTTCCTGTGCTCTAAAGTGGCTCCCCCCCGAGAGGATTGGAGCTGGTGGCATCGACGGGTACATGATTGAGTATTGCATTGAGGGAG CCACTGAGTGGGTGCAGGCCAACGAGACCCCTGTTGAGAAGAATAGTTACAGGGTCAGAGGACTGCCTGTTGGAGAGAAGATGCTGTTCAGGGTGACAGCTGTGAACATCGCTGGCCGTAGCCCTCCAGCTGTGTTGGCGCAAGCTGTCACCATTCGGGAGATTGTTG AGCGTCCTAAAATCCGCCTCCCTCGGCAGCTTAGGACTAAGTACATCAAACGAGTGGGTGAGAAGGTCAACCTTGTCATTCCCTTCCAG GGCAAACCACGTCCAATGGTGGCCTGGTTTAAGGATGGCGCACCTATAGACACAGCGCTGGTGAATATCCGCACAAGTGGTGTCGACACCATCCTGTTCATCAGGCAGGCAGTCAGAGAGCACTCCGGCCTGTACACCCTGTCCGTGCAGATTGAGAATATGGAGGACAAAGCCAACATTGAGATCCAGGTTGTAG ACAAGCCAGGGCCACCGATGGCTGTCACTGTAACTGATGTTTGGGGTTTCAATGCTGCTTTGGAATGGAAGCCTCCAAAAGACAATGGCAACGCAGAGATCACTGGCTATACCATCCAAAAGGCCGACTTGAAAACCAAG GAGTGGTTCACTGTTCTTGAACACAATCGCAGACCTAGTTGCACCGTGTCTGATCTGGTGATGGGGAATGAATACACCTTCCGTGTGTTCAGTGAGAACATCTGTGGCATGAGCGATGATGCTGGCATCAGCAAAAACACCGCTGTCATCGCCAAAACAG GTcttaaacaaaaaacacaacccTACAAGGAAAAAGATATGACCAGCTCTCCAAAATTCATCACACCTCTCGTGGACAGGTCCGTCATCGCAGGTTACAGCGCTGCCATCAGCTGTGCTGTCCGTGGGTACCCAAAA CCAAAGATTATATGGATGAAAAATAAGATGATTATTGGAGAGGATCCAAAGTTTCTCATGCAGAATAATCAGGGTGTGCTGACTTTAAACATCCGTAAGCCCAGCTTGTTTGATGGAGGGAAGTATACATGCAGAGCCATCAATGACCTAGGAGAGGATGAAGTGGAGTGCAAGCTGGAAGTTCGAG TTGTAACAGAAAAGGAGGCGGCAAAGAAGTAA
- the mybpc2a gene encoding myosin binding protein Ca isoform X3 — MPEPKKPGAKGGKEEAPPAEKPAEEHVPGEEHQMSETSGLFVEKPQSVTVNKGNNVTFVAKVDSSKMLRKPTMKWLKGKWLDLGSKAGKHLQFKETYDRNTKIYTYEMTIVKAVDGDAGGYRCEVTSKDKCDICTFEITIEAAAETTQTNILEAFKRSGDAGEDAGDLDFSGLLKKRERKQKEEPEVSVDVWEILKNAKPCDYEKIAFEYGITDLRGMLKRLKKMKKVEPKKSDAFLRKMEPAYSVEKGKRIQLSVELSDPNAQVKWLKNGQEIKPSAKYIFESVGGIRKLTINKCTLADDAAYECVIGEEKSFTEVFVQEPPVTITKMLDDIHVVVGEKVEFEVEVSEEAANVKWMKDGVELSRDGKYRFKKDGTKHWLIINEATTEDIGTYYVFTSGGESKGELEVEEKELEVLQSIADLTLKAAEQAVFKCEVSDEKVTGKWFKDGVEVIPSNRIKMTHIGRTHKLVIDDVKPEDAGDYTFVPDGYALSLSAKLNFLEIKIDYVPRQEPPKIHLDTTGSMVNKNTIIVVAGNKLRFDVDITGEPPPTVSWKKGDTEISESEGRVRVETRKNLSCFVIEGAERSDEGLYHITVTNPAGEDKADIMVKIVDVPDPPENVKCIGVGEDTAAIQWDPPKFDGGVPVKGYLMERKKKGSSRWTKLNFDIYESTTYEAKKMIEGVLYEMRVFAVNGIGISQPSVNSKPFMPIAPTSEPTRLVVDDITDGSCALKWLPPERIGAGGIDGYMIEYCIEGATEWVQANETPVEKNSYRVRGLPVGEKMLFRVTAVNIAGRSPPAVLAQAVTIREIVERPKIRLPRQLRTKYIKRVGEKVNLVIPFQGKPRPMVAWFKDGAPIDTALVNIRTSGVDTILFIRQAVREHSGLYTLSVQIENMEDKANIEIQVVDKPGPPMAVTVTDVWGFNAALEWKPPKDNGNAEITGYTIQKADLKTKEWFTVLEHNRRPSCTVSDLVMGNEYTFRVFSENICGMSDDAGISKNTAVIAKTGLKQKTQPYKEKDMTSSPKFITPLVDRSVIAGYSAAISCAVRGYPKPKIIWMKNKMIIGEDPKFLMQNNQGVLTLNIRKPSLFDGGKYTCRAINDLGEDEVECKLEVRVVTEKEAAKK, encoded by the exons GTGCCAAGGGAGGAAAGGAGGAGGCTCCCCCTGCTG aaaagCCTGCAGAAG AACATGTCCCAGGAGAAGAGCATCAGATGTCTGAGACAAGTGGCCTATTTGTGGAGAAGCCTCAGAGTGTCACTGTCAATAAAG GGAACAATGTCACATTTGTGGCTAAGGTGGACTCCTCTAAGATGCTAAGGAAGCCAACTATGAAGTGGTTGAAGGGGAAATGGCTGGATCTGGGCAGCAAGGCTGGAAAACACCTACAGTTCAAAGAAACCTATGATAGGAACACCAAA ATATACACCTATGAGATGACCATTGTTAAGGCTGTGGATGGGGATGCTGGAGGTTATCGTTGTGAGGTCACATCCAAAGACAAGTGTGACATCTGCACATTTGAAATCACCATCGAAG CTGCTGCAGAGACGACgcaaacaaacattttggaGGCATTCAAACGATC GGGAGATGCAGGAGAGGATGCAGGTGATCTGGACTTCAGTGGTTTACTCAAGAAAAG AGAGAGGAAGCAAAAGGAGGAGCCTGAGGTGAGTGTGGATGTCTGGGAGATCCTGAAAAATGCCAAACCATGTGACTACGAGAAAATCGCCTTTGAGTACGGCATCACTGATCTCAGGGGCATGCTCAAAAGACTCAAGAAGATGAAGAAGGTGGAGCCCAAAAAGAGTGATG CTTTCCTAAGGAAGATGGAACCCGCTTACTCTGTGGAAAAAGGAAAGAGAATTCAGCTTAGTGTTGAGCTGTCTGACCCCAACGCTCAAGtcaaatggctgaaaaatggACAGGAGATCAAACCCTCTGCCAA ATATATCTTTGAGAGTGTAGGTGGTATCCGTAAGCTCACTATTAACAAGTGCACCCTCGCCGATGATGCCGCTTATGAATGTGTGATTGGAGAGGAGAAGAGTTTCACTGAGGTCTTTGTCCAAG AACCCCCTGTCACCATCACTAAGATGTTGGATGACATCCATGTTGTGGTTGGGGAGAAGGTGGAGTTTGAGGTGGAAGTGTCTGAAGAAGCAGCCAATGTGAAATG GATGAAGGATGGTGTGGAACTGAGCCGAGATGGAAAGTATCGCTTTAAGAAAGATGGGACAAAGCACTGGCTCATCATCAATGAGGCGACCACAGAGGACATAGGAACATACTATGTGTTCACTAGCGGAGGGGAGTCCAAGGGAGAGCTGGAAGTGGAAG AGAAGGAACTTGAGGTTTTGCAGAGTATAGCTGATCTGACACTGAAGGCAGCAGAGCAGGCTGTCTTCAAGTGTGAAGTGTCTGATGAGAAAGTGACTGGCAAGTGGTTCAAGGATGGAGTAGAGGTCATTCCCAGTAACCGCATCAAAATGACACACATCGGCAG GACTCACAAGCTGGTGATAGATGACGTGAAGCCTGAGGATGCAGGAGATTACACCTTTGTACCAGATGGATACGCTCTTTCCCTTTCAGCCAAACTCAACTTTTTGG AGATCAAGATTGATTATGTTCCTCGTCAAG AACCACCTAAAATCCACCTGGACACCACTGGCAGCATGGTCAACAAAAACACCATTATCGTCGTTGCAGGAAACAAGCTCCGGTTTGATGTTGACATTACAGGGGAGCCCCCTCCCACTGTCTCCTGGAAAAAAGGAGATACG GAGATCTCTGAATCTGAGGGCCGTGTGAGAGTGGAGACCAGGAAGAATCTGAGCTGCTTTGTTATTGAAGGGGCAGAGAGATCCGATGAAGGCCTTTATCATATCACTGTAACCAACCCAGCAGGAGAGGACAAGGCTGATATCATGGTTAAGATAGTTG ATGTGCCTGATCCACCTGAGAATGTGAAATGCATTGGAGTGGGTGAGGACACAGCTGCCATCCAGTGGGATCCACCCAAATTTGATGGTGGAGTTCCAGTGAAAG GTTACCTAATGGAGAGGAAGAAGAAGGGCTCTTCCAGATGGACAAAGCTGAACTTTGACATTTATGAGTCCACAACATATGAGGCTAAAAAGATGATTGAGGGTGTGCTGTATGAGATGAGGGTGTTTGCGGTTAACGGCATTGGCATCTCCCAGCCCAGCGTCAACTCCAAACCTTTCATGCCCATTG cTCCAACTAGTGAACCAACACGACTGGTGGTGGATGACATTACAGATGGTTCCTGTGCTCTAAAGTGGCTCCCCCCCGAGAGGATTGGAGCTGGTGGCATCGACGGGTACATGATTGAGTATTGCATTGAGGGAG CCACTGAGTGGGTGCAGGCCAACGAGACCCCTGTTGAGAAGAATAGTTACAGGGTCAGAGGACTGCCTGTTGGAGAGAAGATGCTGTTCAGGGTGACAGCTGTGAACATCGCTGGCCGTAGCCCTCCAGCTGTGTTGGCGCAAGCTGTCACCATTCGGGAGATTGTTG AGCGTCCTAAAATCCGCCTCCCTCGGCAGCTTAGGACTAAGTACATCAAACGAGTGGGTGAGAAGGTCAACCTTGTCATTCCCTTCCAG GGCAAACCACGTCCAATGGTGGCCTGGTTTAAGGATGGCGCACCTATAGACACAGCGCTGGTGAATATCCGCACAAGTGGTGTCGACACCATCCTGTTCATCAGGCAGGCAGTCAGAGAGCACTCCGGCCTGTACACCCTGTCCGTGCAGATTGAGAATATGGAGGACAAAGCCAACATTGAGATCCAGGTTGTAG ACAAGCCAGGGCCACCGATGGCTGTCACTGTAACTGATGTTTGGGGTTTCAATGCTGCTTTGGAATGGAAGCCTCCAAAAGACAATGGCAACGCAGAGATCACTGGCTATACCATCCAAAAGGCCGACTTGAAAACCAAG GAGTGGTTCACTGTTCTTGAACACAATCGCAGACCTAGTTGCACCGTGTCTGATCTGGTGATGGGGAATGAATACACCTTCCGTGTGTTCAGTGAGAACATCTGTGGCATGAGCGATGATGCTGGCATCAGCAAAAACACCGCTGTCATCGCCAAAACAG GTcttaaacaaaaaacacaacccTACAAGGAAAAAGATATGACCAGCTCTCCAAAATTCATCACACCTCTCGTGGACAGGTCCGTCATCGCAGGTTACAGCGCTGCCATCAGCTGTGCTGTCCGTGGGTACCCAAAA CCAAAGATTATATGGATGAAAAATAAGATGATTATTGGAGAGGATCCAAAGTTTCTCATGCAGAATAATCAGGGTGTGCTGACTTTAAACATCCGTAAGCCCAGCTTGTTTGATGGAGGGAAGTATACATGCAGAGCCATCAATGACCTAGGAGAGGATGAAGTGGAGTGCAAGCTGGAAGTTCGAG TTGTAACAGAAAAGGAGGCGGCAAAGAAGTAA